One genomic window of Mauremys mutica isolate MM-2020 ecotype Southern chromosome 5, ASM2049712v1, whole genome shotgun sequence includes the following:
- the PCDH10 gene encoding protocadherin-10 isoform X3, whose translation MIVLFLLALLWMVEGAVSQLHYTVQEEQEHGTFVGNIAEDLGLDITKLSARRFQTVPNSRSPYLELNLETGVLYVNEKIDREQICKQNPPSCQLHLEVFLENPLELFRVEIEVLDINDNPPSFPEPDLTVEISESATPGTRFPLESAFDPDVGTNSLRTYEITPNSYFSLDVQTQGDGNRFAELVLDKPLDREQQAVHRYVLTAVDGGQPQQRTGTALLTIRVLDSNDNVPAFEQPVYTVSLPENSPPGTLVLQLNASDPDEGQNGEVIYSFSSHISARARELFGISPRTGRLEVSGELDYEESSVYQVYVQAKDLGPNAVPAHCKVLVRVLDANDNPPEISFSTVKEAVSEAASPGTVVALFSVSDRDSEENGQVQCELLQGDAPFRLKSSFKNYYTIVTEGPLDREQPGGDAYTLTVVARDLGEPALSTSKSIQVRVSDVNDNAPRFSQPLYQVYVSENNVPGAYIYAVSATDRDQGANAQLAYSILESQIQGMSVFTYVSINAENGFLYALRSFDYEQLKEFSFQVEARDAGEEPQPLAGNATVSIIVVDQNDNAPAIVSPLPGRNGTPAREVLPRSAEPGYLVSRVAAVDADDGENARLTYSIARGNEASLFRMDWRTGELRTARKVPAKRDPQRPFELVIEVRDHGQPPLSSTAAIQVVLVDSAVERQGGGGLGAGGGGGGGGGGAGGEHRPSRSGGETSLDLTLILIIALGSVSFIFLLAMIVLAVRCQKEKKLNIYTCLASDCCLGCCCCCPCCSRQARARKKKLSKSDIMLVQSSNVPSNPAQVPVEESGSFGSHHHNQNYCYQVCLTPESAKTDLMFLKPCSPSRSTDTEHNPCGAIVTGYTDQQPDIISNGSILSNETKHQRAELSYLVDRPRRVNSSAFQEADIVSSKDSGHGDSEQGDSDHDATNRGQSSARKRIC comes from the exons ATGATTGTGCTATTCCTCCTTGCCTTGCTCTGGATGGTGGAGGGAGCCGTTTCTCAGCTTCACTACACGGTGCAAGAGGAGCAGGAGCATGGCACGTTCGTGGGGAATATCGCCGAGGACCTGGGCTTGGACATTACAAAACTTTCGGCTCGCCGCTTCCAAACGGTACCCAACTCTCGGAGCCCTTACCTAGAGCTCAACCTGGAGACTGGGGTGCTGTACGTGAACGAGAAGATCGACCGGGAGCAGATCTGCAAGCAGAACCCCCCTTCCTGCCAGCTGCACCTGGAGGTCTTTTTGGAGAACCCCCTCGAGCTGTTCCGGGTGGAGATCGAGGTGCTGGACATCAACGACAATCCGCCCTCCTTCCCGGAGCCCGACCTGACCGTGGAGATCTCCGAGAGCGCCACGCCGGGCACCCGCTTCCCACTGGAGAGCGCCTTCGACCCGGACGTGGGCACCAACTCGCTGCGCACCTACGAGATCACCCCCAACAGCTACTTCTCGCTGGACGTGCAGACCCAGGGCGACGGCAACCGCTTCGCCGAGCTGGTGCTGGACAAGCCCCTGGACCGCGAGCAGCAGGCGGTGCACCGCTACGTGCTGACCGCGGTGGACGGGGGCCAACCCCAGCAGCGCACCGGCACCGCCCTGCTCACCATCAGGGTGCTGGACTCTAATGACAACGTGCCCGCCTTCGAGCAGCCCGTCTACACCGTGTCCCTGCCGGAGAACTCGCCGCCGGGCACCCTGGTGCTGCAGCTCAACGCCAGCGACCCGGACGAGGGCCAGAACGGCGAGGTCATCTACTCCTTCAGCAGCCACATCTCGGCGCGGGCCCGGGAGCTCTTCGGCATCTCGCCGCGCACCGGGCGGCTGGAGGTGAGCGGCGAGCTGGACTACGAGGAGAGCAGCGTGTACCAGGTGTACGTGCAAGCCAAGGACCTGGGCCCCAACGCCGTGCCCGCCCACTGCAAGGTGCTGGTGCGGGTGCTGGACGCCAACGACAACCCGCCCGAGATCAGCTTCTCCACCGTCAAGGAGGCGGTGAGCGAGGCGGCCTCGCCGGGCACGGTGGTGGCGCTGTTCAGCGTCTCGGACCGGGACTCGGAGGAGAACGGGCAGGTGCAGTGCGAGCTGCTGCAGGGCGACGCGCCCTTCCGCCTCAAGAGCTCCTTCAAGAACTACTACACCATCGTCACCGAGGGGCCGCTGGACCGCGAGCAGCCGGGCGGCGACGCCTACACCCTCACGGTGGTGGCGCGGGACCTGGGCGAGCCGGCGCTGAGCACCAGCAAGTCCATCCAGGTGCGGGTGAGCGACGTGAACGACAACGCGCCGCGCTTCAGCCAGCCCCTCTACCAGGTCTATGTGAGCGAGAACAACGTGCCGGGCGCCTACATCTACGCCGTGAGCGCCACCGACCGGGACCAGGGCGCCAACGCCCAGCTCGCCTACTCCATCCTGGAGAGCCAGATCCAGGGCATGTCCGTCTTCACCTACGTCTCCATCAACGCCGAGAACGGCTTCCTCTACGCCCTGCGCTCCTTCGACTACGAGCAGCTCAAGGAGTTCAGCTTCCAGGTGGAGGCGCGCGACGCGGGCGaggagccccagcccctggccggcAACGCCACCGTCAGCATCATCGTGGTGGACCAGAACGACAACGCGCCCGCCATCGTCAGCCCCCTGCCCGGCCGCAACGGCACCCCGGCCCGGGAGGTGCTGCCGCGCAGCGCCGAGCCCGGCTACCTGGTGAGCCGGGTGGCGGCGGTGGACGCGGACGACGGGGAGAACGCGCGCCTCACCTACAGCATCGCGCGGGGCAACGAGGCCAGCCTCTTCCGCATGGACTGGCGCACCGGGGAGCTGCGCACCGCGCGCAAGGTGCCGGCCAAGCGCGACCCCCAGCGGCCCTTCGAGCTGGTGATCGAGGTGCGGGACCACGGGCAGCCGCCGCTCTCCTCCACCGCCGCCATCCAGGTGGTGCTGGTGGACAGCGCGGTGGAGCGCCAGGGAGGCGGCGGCCTGGGcgcggggggcggcggcggcggcggcgggggaggggcgggaggggagcATCGCCCCAGCCGCTCCGGGGGCGAGACCTCGCTGGACCTGACCCTCATCCTAATCATCGCCCTGGGCTCCGTGTCGTTCATTTTCCTGCTGGCCATGATCGTGCTGGCCGTGCGCTGCCAGAAGGAGAAGAAGCTCAACATCTACACCTGCCTGGCCAGCGACTgctgcctgggctgctgctgctgctgcccctgctgcagccgccAAGCCCGGGCCCGCAAGAAGAAGCTGAGCAAGTCAGACATCATGCTGGTGCAGAGCTCCAACGTACCCAGTAACCCGGCCCAGGTCCCCGTGGAGGAATCGGGCAGCTTCGGATCCCACCATCACAACCAGAACTATTGCTACCAGGTCTGCCTCACTCCGGAGTCAGCCAAGACCGACCTGATGTTCCTCAAGCCCTGCAGCCCATCCCGGAGCACTGACACTGAGCACAACCCCTGCGGGGCCATAGTGACAGGTTACACGGACCAGCAGCCAGACATCATCTCCAATGGCAGCATATTGTCCAACGAG ACAAAACATCAGCGTGCAGAGCTCAGTTATCTAGTTGATAGACCCCGACGGGTAAACAG TTCTGCATTCCAGGAAGCAGACATAGTAAGCTCTAAGGACAGTGGTCATGGAGACAGCGAGCAAGGAGACAGTGATCATGATGCCACTAATCGAGGTCAATCCTCTG